One window from the genome of Plasmodium relictum strain SGS1 genome assembly, chromosome: 12 encodes:
- a CDS encoding vacuolar fusion protein MON1, putative yields the protein MEITSSKKENEKHENRNINNFNNLSLNEEPKSEVGVIKNGNINCNSEDTYSFINDDIKFYDAKGMDEIKCQSDQIFNDNEDLLEGEQNFSLNNETYNSNIDDYLEFFFREKPNEVTSNSNHTYEKNFKNNDFLRDKDYSSSKNKYGKFCMDNDYTPSLKNEVNEITKFDEYKNEDSENSFFNVNNNKFYEHTSFLRNKKNVLNTNENLNGQSIKLQDNFLSTKNTPNNGVVNFISEEKKKFLYDGKNDSINIDDLKQKKKVEEEEEKNKKQDKENVNEIEKEKLLKDESLINDLKNSNKGTNININNEEIIIEKSNLHEKSNMKEQNKDIENEKSNKIDILNYPENDFQGNINNSNFLLKKKRVNEDQTNPLWYKHKRHFFIFTYSGKPVFTRYGNEENLTSFYGTLLAIISKIESFSFSHINRDNKVNKKINEHNTKNTLKYIISKNTKVVYLDKGVLYLVCISKVNESNNYILNILNYIYFQIISLLTKSIDKSFQIKPSFDIRYLLDGADLLISNLISSCSKNMYSIFDGFEPLPLKQEYRNKIHNWISSFKINNVLLSFLIINDKIIGLSISKYTIYSMDIIILINMITSMKSFKNAESWTPICLPIYNPNLFLYAYINYIKKKICCVYICSYASSRDFFYLSRHTSMIESMLISTGCYDEIIKASNNSPFILPEIRGIDIIHLCYYIPYLKQYYSSKINYDKIKRIFRVYQKCDDILRDSKLPAQIYIESEYEKFYCIKTNLYHLYLSVPFHVKVNDESINEILRVIATYHKEIFINNIKQITF from the exons atggaAATTACATCTAgtaaaaaggaaaatgaaaaacaCGAAAACAGAAACATAAATAACTTCAATAATTTAAGTTTAAATGAAGAGCCAAAATCAGAGGTTGGTGTAATAAAGAATGGTAATATAAATTGTAATAGTGAAGATACATATTCTTTCATAAATgatgatataaaattttatgatgCAAAAGGTATGGATGAAATAAAATGTCAATCAGATCAGatttttaatgataatgaaGATTTATTGGAGGGAGAGCAAAACTTTTCGTTAAATAATGAAACTTACAATTCAAACATAGATGACTatcttgaatttttttttagagaaAAACCAAATGAAGTAACATCAAACAGTAATCACACTTACgaaaaaaactttaaaaataatgattttttaaGAGATAAAGATTATTCATCAAGCAAGAATAAATACGGCAAATTTTGCATGGATAATGATTATACACcatcattaaaaaatgaagtaaatgaaattacaaaatttgatgaatataaaaatgaagactcagaaaattctttttttaatgttaataacaataaattttatgaacACACTTCCTTtctaagaaataaaaagaatgtaTTAAATACAAATGAAAACTTAAATGGACAAAGTATCAAACTTCaggataattttttatctacTAAAAATACACCAAATAATGGTGTGGTAAATTTCATATcggaagagaaaaaaaaatttttatatgatgGAAAAAATGACTCAATTAACATTGATGAtttaaagcaaaaaaaaaaagtggaagaggaagaagaaaaaaataaaaagcaaGACAAAGAAAATGTGAATGAAATTGAAAAAGAGAAATTACTGAAAGATGAATCATtaataaatgatttaaaaaattctaataaaGGAACCaacataaatattaataatgaagaaataatcattgaaaaatcaaatttacatgaaaaaagtaatatgaaagaacaaaataaagatatagaaaatgaaaaatctAATAAAATTGATATTCTAAATTATCCCGAAAATGATTTTCAaggtaatataaataattcaaattttttattgaagaaaaaaagggTTAATGAAGATCAAACAAATCCATTATGGTATAAGCATAAAAggcatttttttatttttacatattcaGGAAAGCCAGTTTTTACGAGATATggaaatgaagaaaatttaacAAGTTTTTATGGAACATTACTTGCTATTATATCTAAAATTGaatctttttctttctcaCATATAAACAGAGAtaataaagtaaataaaaaaatcaatgaacataatacaaaaaatacattaaaatacattataagtaaaaatactAAAGTAGTTTATTTAGATAAGGGGGTTTTATATTTAGTATGCATTTCTAAAGTTAATGAAAGTAATAATTATATcttgaatattttaaattatatctattttcaaattatatcattattaacAAAGAGCATTGACAAATCTTTTCAAATAAAACCATCTTTTGACATAAGGTATTTGTTGGATGGCGCTGATTTACTTATAAGTAATTTAATATCATCATGttctaaaaatatgtattcaATTTTTGACGGATTTGAGCCTTTACCTTTAAAACAGGAATATCGtaataaaatacataattGGATTTCAAGCttcaaaattaataatgttttattatcattcttaattataaatgataaaattatagGTTTATCAATATCTAAATATACCATTTATTCAATGGATATAATTATTCTTATAAATATGATAACATCAATgaaatcttttaaaaatgcaGAATCATGGACACCTATTTGCTTACCCATTTACAATCCAAA cttatttttatatgcttatattaattatataaaaaaaaagatctGCTGTGTTTACATATGCTCTTATGCATCATCTCgagattttttttatctttctaGACATACTTCTATGATTGAATCG atgtTGATCAGTACAGGATGTTATGATGAAATCATAAAAGCTTCAAATAATTCTCCATTTATACTTCCAGAAATTCGTGGTATAGACATTATTCATTTATGTTATTATATTCCATATTTAAAACAATATTATAGTTCTAAAATTAactatgataaaataaaaagaatttttagaGTATACCAAAAATGTGATGACATATTAAGAGATTCTAAATTACCGGCACAAATATACATAGAAAgtgaatatgaaaaattttactGTATTAAAACAAATTTATACCATTTATATTTGTCGGTCCCATTTCATGTTAAAGTTAATGATGAAAGTATTAATGAAATTTTGAGAGTTATAGCAACTTATCacaaagaaatatttattaataatattaaacaaATAACATTTTAG
- a CDS encoding P-loop containing nucleoside triphosphate hydrolase, putative: MNNNSKVLKSEKITLKNNLGENEKPSTCIVDNENIIKNDVCENDLENNKDKNDRIKKHIKNSSNFRFLIEHIDFKFFLYIKKKKSDNIENEEKTKISKILNFIGKTYDFLKKRNFNSKYLKKLENSQYFEKILWPYYNMYDDFYILDNNSLFFCYTKSNKKTSVYIKHILSLIIFICYKYEEKGKYEIWDQIIYNKIDEFEKLVEIENSNYTEEEDSEINERNKLYKEFLIEKFNSLFFNTLKLINYNFILNEFMKNLSIKDVNLHKKLLNHRKTLFKLSFLEKSFVVQFFINIYSSIDKKFLFKLCLDLCNPLIWNHINYSYLNNFLFKKNKESKTLFTNLLKNVEKKYLNYKSFNSLKIYTCNSIICEDSSEIKLNENSEYKKKKKCDRKVEFDENIILFINKNDFFYNLINYFLLVLDNLEQKCEEFDEIDNSSISSFSENEFENVTLDNSDEDIDILNNNISVFLEKLNFHDEKIEDNDIFFDENKYIENKNNTNEVTHLNNDNINDENGISEYENMNEDEFLYENKIFNKINNFNEYEQNGTNNDEDYDESCIKNYLNCSSEDEIHKSYLNCNEYKKEEVLNIFLQYENKLKHKKQNFVLKKKKKKRGRYCDKNFKFIILFIEKCIEFFIDLLSQLYSRRVLYIFIKYFNVHIYCKISSLNKKRKFKELIKLLMYFIEMYIDNFSGNPLSYLEINNDHYKNFEYFQTFCYKYFKDHNILKNYYLKSVFIMDKKNEMFENFSKLEKKELLFLCESLKYFISPEEKLEKKQEIYEESSLNKKYISHYLFQNLNIFNRKRKLFYIILLIENLSFKNNIFEDINEQCEYPNEKDLFENILIDTKDDLKKKKIVIYTKPLFKLNLQYLCINDYIYRIYNLFKLQSYYDIRKNIIEYVYETNPKNRKVNENTICNYVFEIDENSKNKEINEKKKLGNTVNKEYINNDNVMKKKRKKGDLENEQMNNYENFSNSDIVYNEYQLNSIINDINKIENTYFANERRMSNKIDSFKIISVDNNSKKVIAEIVIDLTYKCYEKVHHEWNMIRSSDILFLVCVKNYTNHYRNKLNVIDDNDLKKLLGINYVRGCEVLKYSNFAENNEEMNDENINLKKITVYLDYMQYQKDILNNPEIYSSFNLLIRRKQKENNFVYILNNIKTLIMNPDDAVIPRWVHDIFLGYCDNSLKYYQKALPNKNIYNERNSDEENSSEESLNEDNSNEYSSDENISNKISSSEENSNEESTDKQSLNEQISDESNSMKMLRKQIIYNKSNLNFIKNNIEDINYLNTFLNIKHILKTTNVAYLCIDASYINVLNDNKIDVKNLLNEYIEPLYLSYIPIKYQDEKKCLQKSELQKSILESLFYHICIINKYKIHNMDFTSNLLSNIKVVYQYENFFIFHFEYKYKKYFLILNNYLSKMENERNRKNQISKNCQIDDTLTNKSELNNGNIVNSCMERCDTQEVIMINDHNSIKNIFEKNLENCIKHLGVKDGIYRIQNKIYDDPNYPLEGLLVHTKKKNSTNIDFFNKINGKNQLIKKKIQYTERQIECIKSGIYEGFTIIEGVPGSGKTSILNKIINILFNNKKKEKILICTHSNSCLNYIFNLLVKENFIHQKYLCRVGMGELDIENLRMHIEEIEKNLNEDNGEDYFNIYEAGNNFNDEDENFNFSKYGRINYMIDFRKKLLNEINLLSESINSQKIYNCLSSNQYYESNIKKRIANFFKYVDIFKQSESINSFFRSYILSSIDDYDIYNLFLCPKIYLKEFPNVNDIIWENNLTEERSYKEIKKLKLLAEDKSYFYLIHPEDQLKVLNLSIYNILFPFKKYLNLKLKKISITQYLDHKNSFYDKNVDSKSSENLVEYTEQNLNINKKKKNEEEIKKSIIIKENFKKDENKEEMNQKVSDEKNIKKEISINDEDYKIEIENEVIDEHNYNSFKGDANEIIFKNNSNDFDVCKYYLRKLIKYFNHLKDCRAFEVLKNQRERGVYIIAKLARVIALTCTHASINRSKIAKLQFYFDNIIIDECTQITENDTFLPLLLQENRYYKSKLKRIIFVGDSNQLPPIIKNKYIKNYANYEQSLYKRFLRLELPSIYLNEQGRMRDELCNIYKFFYSKYNIQIQNLECIKENFLKKFNPGFTYTYQFIHVESQEYTPIPYFYQNLLEAEMAVAIFMYMRLIGYSNDVITILTTYNGQKELILDILKKKCLYNKLIGMPKKVTTVDKYQGKQNDYVIISLVRSKSIGYLKNIKRLIVAFSRARFGLYVVGNYNLYSKNYEFKKPLYFFKKNKLELSLQLNEHFNTTERQNNFPVIIKDVNHFYTILYSLSNSYFQQGN, from the coding sequence atgaataataattcaaaagtattaaaatcagaaaaaataactttaaaaaataatttaggaGAAAACGAAAAGCCAAGCACTTGTATTGttgataatgaaaatataattaaaaatgacGTTTGTGAAAATGATTTAGAGAacaataaagataaaaatgatagaataaaaaaacatataaaaaactCTTCTAATTTTAGATTTTTGATCGAACATATAgattttaagttttttttatatataaaaaaaaaaaaaagtgataacatagaaaatgaagaaaaaacgaaaatttcaaaaatattaaattttataggAAAAACttatgattttttaaaaaaaagaaattttaactccaaatatttgaaaaaattagaaaattcacaatattttgaaaaaatattgtGGCCGTATTATAATATGTATGatgatttttatattttggaTAATAACagcttatttttttgttatacaaaatcaaataaaaaaacaagtGTGTATATAAAGCATATATTGTcgttaattatttttatttgctataaatatgaagaaaaaggaaaatatgaaatatggGATCAGATAATATACAACAAAATAGAtgaatttgaaaaattagtTGAAATTGAAAACAGCAATTATACAGAAGAAGAAGACagtgaaataaatgaaagaaacaagttatataaagaatttcttatagaaaaatttaatagtttattttttaacacacttaaattaattaattataattttattttaaatgaatttatgAAAAACTTAAGTATAAAAGATGtaaatttacataaaaaattactaaaTCATAGAAaaacattatttaaattaagtTTTTTAGAGAAATCTTTCGTtgttcaattttttataaatatatattcaagcatagataaaaaatttctatttaAATTGTGCTTAGATTTATGTAATCCTCTTATATGGAATCATATTAATTAcagttatttaaataattttctttttaaaaaaaataaagaatctAAAACACTTTTTAcaaatcttttaaaaaatgttgaaaaaaaatatttaaattacaaaagtTTTAATtccttaaaaatttatacttGTAATTCCATCATATGTGAAGATAGTTcagaaattaaattaaatgaaaattcagaatacaaaaaaaaaaaaaaatgcgaTAGAAAAGTAGAAtttgatgaaaatataattttatttataaataaaaatgattttttttataacttaataaattattttttattagttttaGATAATTTAGAACAAAAATGTGAAGAGTTTGATGAAATAGATAATTCTTCTATTTCTTCATTCAGTGAAAATGAATTTGAAAACGTCACGTTGGATAATTCTGATGAGGATattgatattttaaataataatatcagtgtatttttagaaaaattaaacttCCATGACGAAAAAATTGAAGataatgatattttttttgatgaaaataaatatatagaaaataaaaataatactaaCGAAGTTACACAcctaaataatgataatattaatgatgAAAATGGTATTAGCgaatatgaaaatatgaatgaagatgaatttttatatgaaaataaaatttttaataaaattaataattttaatgaatatgAACAAAATGGTACTAATAATGATGAAGATTACGATGAGAGTTGTAttaagaattatttaaattgttCTAGTGAGGATGAAATACACAAAAGTTACTTAAATtgtaatgaatataaaaaagaagaagttttaaatatttttttacaatatgaaaataaattgaaGCACAAAAAgcaaaattttgttttaaaaaaaaaaaaaaaaaaaagaggaagATACTGCgacaaaaattttaagtttattattttatttattgaaaaatGTATAGAGTTTTTTATTGATTTGCTAAGCCAGCTTTATTCAAGAAgagtattatatatttttataaaatattttaatgtacatatttattgtaaaatttctagtttaaacaaaaaaagaaaatttaaagaattaataaaattactaATGTATTTCATTGAAATGTATATAGATAATTTTTCAGGAAATCCATTAAGTTatttagaaataaataatgatcactataaaaattttgagtATTTTCAAACTTTCTgctataaatattttaaagatcacaatatactaaaaaattattacttaAAATCAGTTTTTATAATGGAcaagaaaaatgaaatgtttgagaatttttcaaaattagaaaaaaaagaattattatttttatgcgaaagtttaaaatattttatctcTCCAGAGGAAAAACTTGAGAAAAAACAAGAAATATATGAAGAATCATcacttaataaaaaatatattagtcACTActtatttcaaaatttaaatatatttaatagaaaaagaaaattattttacataattttattaattgaaaatttaagttttaaaaataacatatttgAAGATATTAATGAACAATGTGAATATCCAAATGAAAAGgatttatttgaaaatattttaattgatACTAaagatgatttaaaaaaaaaaaaaattgtcatTTATACAAAACCTttgtttaaattaaatttacaaTACTTATGTATTAATGACTATATTTATAGGATTTACAATTTATTCAAATTGCAAAGTTATTAtgatataagaaaaaatataattgaaTATGTTTATGAGACAAATCCAAAAAATAGAAAGGTGAATGAAAACACTATTTGTAACTATGTTTTTGAAATAGatgaaaatagtaaaaataaagaaataaatgaaaagaaaaaattgggAAATACAGTAAATAaggaatatataaataacgataatgttatgaaaaaaaaaagaaaaaaaggagacttagaaaatgaacaaatgaataattatgaaaatttttcaaaCAGTGATATTGTATATAATGAATATCAACTAAATTCaataataaatgatattaataaaatagaaaataccTATTTTGCAAATGAAAGACGAATGAGTAATAAAATtgattcatttaaaattataagtgttgataataatagtaaaaagGTTATAGCAGAAATAGTAATAGATCTAACATATAAATGTTATGAAAAAGTTCATCATGAATGGAATATGATTAGATCTTctgatatattatttttagtttgtgtaaaaaattatacaaatCATTATaggaataaattaaatgttattgatgataatgatttaaaaaaattattaggaATTAATTATGTAAGGGGTTGTGAAGTATTAAAATATTCGAATTTTgcagaaaataatgaagaaatgaatgatgaaaatattaacttgaaaaaaattacagTTTATTTAGATTATATGCAGTATCAAAaggatattttaaataaccCTGAAATATATAGCTCATTTAATTTACTTATAAGAAGAAAACAAAAGGAAAAcaattttgtttatattttaaataatattaaaacatTAATTATGAATCCTGATGATGCCGTTATACCACGATGGGTGCATGATATTTTTTTGGGTTATTGtgataattcattaaaatattatcaaaAGGCATTgcctaataaaaatatatataatgaaagaaATTCGGATGAAGAAAATTCAAGTGAAGAAAGTCTAAATGAAGATAATTCAAATGAATACAGTTCTgatgaaaatatttctaataaaattagtTCAAGCGAAGAAAATTCAAATGAAGAAAGTACAGATAAACAGAGTTTAAATGAACAAATTTCTGATGAATCAAATTCAATGAAAATGTTAAGAaaacaaattatatataataaatctaatttaaattttataaaaaacaatattgaagatattaattatttaaatacttttttaaatattaagcATATACTTAAAACAACCAATGTGGCATATCTGTGTATTGATGCATCATACATAAATgtattaaatgataataaaatagatgtaaaaaacttattaaatgaatatattgaACCTTTATACTTAAGTTATATTCCTATAAAATAtcaagatgaaaaaaaatgccTCCAAAAAAGTGAATTACAAAAAAGTATACTTGAaagtttattttatcatatatgCATAATTAATAAGTACAAGATTCACAACATGGATTTCACTTCAAATTTATTATCAAATATCAAGGTTGTTTAtcaatatgaaaatttttttatttttcattttgagtataaatataaaaaatactttttaattctaaataattatttgagtaaaatggaaaatgaaagaaatagaaaaaatcaaatttcaaaaaattgtCAAATTGATGATACGTTAACTAATAAAAGTGAATTAAATAATGGTAATATTGTTAATAGCTGTATGGAACGATGTGATACCCAGGAAGTTATTATGATCAATGACCATAatagtataaaaaatatatttgaaaaaaatttagaaaattgtATAAAGCATTTAGGAGTAAAAGATGGTATATATagaatacaaaataaaatttatgatGACCCAAATTATCCATTAGAAGGATTACTAGttcatacaaaaaaaaaaaatagcacTAATATTGATTTTTTCAACAAAATTAATGGAAAAaatcaattaataaaaaaaaaaatacaatataCAGAAAGACAAATAGAATGTATAAAAAGTGGTATATATGAAGGTTTTACAATAATTGAAGGTGTTCCTGGAAGTGGGAAAACtagtatattaaataaaatcatcaatatattatttaataataaaaagaaagaaaaaattcttatatGTACACACAGCAATAGTTGTttaaattacatttttaatttacttgTCAAAGAAAACTTTATTcatcaaaaatatttatgtcgTGTAGGAATGGGAGAATTAGATATTGAAAATTTAAGAATGCACATTGAAGAAATagagaaaaatttaaatgaggATAATGGTGAAGACTAtttcaatatatatgaagCGGGTAATAATTTCAatgatgaagatgaaaattttaatttttcaaaatatggaagaataaattatatgattgatttcagaaaaaaattattaaatgaaataaatttattatcagAATCAATTAATAgccaaaaaatatataattgcTTATCTTCTAACCAATATTATGAAAGCAACATAAAAAAACGCATcgcaaatttttttaaatatgttgATATTTTTAAACAAAGCGAGAGCATTAATAGTTTTTTTagatcatatatattatcgTCTATTGATGATTATGACATATACAACTTATTTTTATGcccaaaaatatatttaaaggaATTTCCAAATGTTAATGATATTATTTGGGAAAACAATCTTACAGAAGAACGAAGTTATAaggaaataaagaaattaaaattattagcTGAAGataaatcatatttttatttaatacatCCTGAAGATCAACTGAAAGTATTAAATTTGagcatatataatattttatttccttttaaaaaatatttaaatttgaagttaaaaaaaataagtattacTCAATATTTAGATCACAAAAATAGcttttatgataaaaatgtAGATTCAAAAAGTTCCGAAAATTTAGTGGAGTATACTGAACAAAatctaaatataaataagaagaaaaagaacgaagaggaaattaaaaaaagtatcaTTATTAAAGAGAACtttaaaaaagatgaaaataaagagGAAATGAATCAAAAAGTTTCAGAcgagaaaaatataaaaaaagagatttCAATAAATGATGAAGATTATAAAATAGAGATAGAAAATGAAGTAATTGATGAACATAATTATAACAGTTTTAAAGGGGATGCgaatgaaataatatttaaaaacaattCTAATGATTTTGATGTAtgcaaatattatttaaggaaattgataaaatatttcaatcATTTAAAAGATTGTAGGGCATTTGAAGTTTTAAAGAATCAAAGGGAAAGAGGAGTTTATATAATAGCAAAATTAGCGAGAGTCATTGCGTTAACTTGCACACATGCGAGTATAAACAGAAGCAAAATAGCAAAATTACAGTTTTACTTcgataatattattatagaTGAATGCACACAAATAACTGAGAACGATACATTTTTGCCATTATTACTTCAAGAAAATAgatattataaaagtaaattaaaaagaattatttttgtcGGAGATTCAAACCAGCTACCtcctattataaaaaataaatatataaaaaattatgctAATTATGAACAATCTTTATATAAAAGGTTTTTAAGATTAGAATTACCTtccatatatttaaatgagCAAGGACGTATGAGGGATGAATTatgtaatatttataaatttttctatagtaaatataatatacaaATACAAAATTTGGAGtgcataaaagaaaattttttaaaaaaatttaatccAGGTTTTACATATACTTATCAATTTATACACGTTGAATCACAAGAATACACACCAATaccttatttttatcaaaactTGCTAGAAGCAGAAATGGCTGTTGccatttttatgtatatgaGATTAATAGGCTATTCTAACGACGTAATAACAATTCTGACAACTTATAATGGtcaaaaagaattaatactagatattttaaaaaaaaaatgtttatataataaattaataggAATGCCTAAAAAAGTTACAACAGTTGACAAGTATCAAGGAAAACAAAACGATTATGTAATAATTTCTTTAGTTAGATCAAAAAGTATTGgttatttgaaaaatattaaaagattGATTGTTGCATTTTCAAGAGCAAGGTTTGGCTTATATGTAGTTGGTAATTATAATTTGTATAGCAAGAattatgaatttaaaaaacctttgtatttttttaaaaagaataaattagAACTATCTTTACAATTGAATGAGCATTTTAATACAACAGAAAgacaaaataattttcctgttattataaaagatgtaaatcatttttatacGATTTTGTATTCTTTATCAAATTCTTATTTTCAACAAGGAAActaa
- a CDS encoding protein kinase, putative, which yields MKIKNVVNNNNNVFNSFCTESEANILKNFVHINTLKENNKKKIFYSYCIADGYKYKIIIKKKKDYLNNLKLLILSLDHPHIIKLIHFCELDSSFMCVFEFFTDINLYTSISFSAKYDERKIKKIIYQIILIVNYLHSNNLAHKKLSPHSFLIKTLNNEVMIKLDDVFKIKTVSAKSLNSKRKSLNVYSVGVIMYFLVCGEFPFSYFENDEKKILWKKISYKGLNFIKKILLSDFSSMITIKEALDHVTQKKNNFFHLEWFKEDIKQNIYINFDILKNIYDFWKKNTFKRYILNSIAKFIIKEDIYNYNYIFFYFDIIKEGSIKYEQYFIIMKKLGLLDANIKASFNGLDISKVGLIQFSNIIASLLNSFIKIDKKIILKIFKKIDYNNEGIITKRKLYKLYNIKTKNEISFNDKKKYTFEEFYNYICK from the exons atgaaaattaaaaacgttgtgaataataacaataatgtGTTTAATTCTTTTTGTACAGAATCAGAagcaaatatattaaaaaacttTGTTCACATTAAtacattaaaagaaaataataaaaaaaaaattttttatagctATTGTATTGCTGATGGTtataaatacaaaattattattaaaaaaaaaaaagattatttaaataatttaaaacttcttattttatcattGGATCACCCACacataattaaattaattcaCTTTTGTGAATTGGATTCTTCATTCATGTGCGTATTTGAGTTTTTTACAg atataaatttatatacatctATAAGTTTTTCTGCAAAATATgatgaaagaaaaataaaaaaaataatatatcag ATTATTTTAATTGTTAATTATTTACACTCAAATAATTTAGCACACaa aaaactaAGTCCTCATAGCTTTCTTATAAAGACTTTAAACAATGAAGTAATGATTAAATTGGATGATgtctttaaaataaaaaccgTTTCTGCAAAAAGTT TAAACTCAAAGAGAAAAAGTCTAAATGTCTATAGTGTTGGTGTAAtaa TGTATTTTTTGGTGTGTGGAGAATTCCcattttcatattttgaaaacgatgaaaaaaaaatttt atggaaaaaaatttcatacaAAGGtctaaattttataaaaaagattttACTTAGTGATTTCAG ttcAATGATTACTATAAAAGAAGCACTAGATCACGtaactcaaaaaaaaaataatttttttcatctt GAATGGtttaaagaagatattaaacaaaatatttacataaattttGACATATTAAAgaa tatttatGACTTttggaaaaaaaatacatttaaacgttatatattaaatagcATTgctaaatttattataaaagaagatatatata ATTAtaactatatatttttctattttgatattataaaagaaggttcaataaaatatgaacaatatttcataataatgaaaaaattaggTCTATTAGATGCaaat ATAAAAGCATCGTTCAATGGATTAGATATTTCGAAAGTTGGTCTAATACAATTTAGTA atattaTAGCTAGTCTCCTAAAtagttttataaaaattgacaaaaaaattattttaaaaatttttaagaaaatagaCTATAATAACGAAG GAATAATAACTAAAAGAAAATTGTATAaactttataatataaaaactaaaaatgaaataagcTTCaacgataaaaaaaaatata catTTGAGGAATTCTATAACTATATTTGCAAATAA